The following coding sequences lie in one Arthrobacter sp. SLBN-122 genomic window:
- a CDS encoding P-loop NTPase fold protein, which yields MGATEAWEAVDGMKASNLLDLYTEIADSDDYLPYVEFRGSLDRRIQETFPEILEQLKPEIASFIAAEETAIAVLRRRPSRLRWVALVGVCASVGIIVFSLGANIQYGLDEVSRSYPVLGIVPAFATLGLLIALINVLGLARIRAKLKQLNATLAVQIATEELVDKARTLVQEAFSRTLNEVLGPEGKLAFPTDAPRLVELGTSVVVPSASGRFLRDFIAGHASSAIGIAGPRGSGKSTLMRGLDSDPKTSLRVVPMTAPVRYEPIDFVRRLHRKVAEDVLSQVESSSTTRSPAQQRLRVFGVRITVALLVGFAGLSLILWDLLPYKPSLGEGMGAASILGVVAIGSALLVGLTAVSAARPLLASVSEKSWRIFRNPFRRLTHVALAPAPKLAPDVARTAIRRMQFDSESNSKSKNAFKLMGGLLGLEDEDSITLKDRALSHADIMNDLRALLAKYARDEYPTPIVVAIDELDKISLTEDLIDTVNDLKDLFHIDGVHFVVSVSTDALHTFEQRGLPSRDAFDSSFDTIVRVPPLTLAESLNVLSARAEGFPPIVGAFCHAWSGGLPRDLLRVARRCVEIHRDRKASSIDVFVRTVVAEDILAIIEGRLRAAATAKTSAEDRAALCALRERARSLGLHTTRTSSLEGHKRVRKDLEPKRRKRWSFLVDRNAATTPTLDPALGSIASVTSLGEALVHYFETTVVVSADKWLTPDEGVFEAAALAMAYRGEADELRLEVFQDAVRRLAG from the coding sequence ATGGGTGCGACGGAGGCATGGGAGGCCGTCGATGGCATGAAAGCTTCTAATCTTCTCGACCTCTACACTGAGATTGCCGACTCGGATGACTATCTTCCCTACGTGGAATTTCGGGGGTCGTTGGACCGCCGCATTCAGGAGACGTTCCCTGAAATCCTTGAACAACTAAAGCCGGAGATTGCATCTTTCATCGCAGCGGAGGAGACTGCTATCGCAGTGCTGCGGCGTAGGCCATCCAGACTTCGCTGGGTGGCGCTTGTGGGGGTTTGTGCATCTGTTGGAATCATTGTTTTTAGCCTTGGCGCCAACATACAATATGGCCTAGACGAGGTTTCTCGTTCGTATCCTGTGTTGGGGATCGTCCCAGCGTTCGCGACACTAGGCTTGCTTATAGCGCTAATAAATGTGCTTGGACTAGCTAGGATAAGAGCGAAGCTTAAACAGCTCAACGCGACTCTCGCTGTACAAATCGCAACCGAGGAACTGGTAGATAAAGCCCGAACACTCGTTCAGGAAGCCTTTTCTCGGACTTTAAATGAGGTGCTCGGTCCCGAAGGCAAACTAGCTTTCCCAACTGACGCGCCGCGCCTCGTCGAACTCGGAACCTCAGTCGTGGTTCCTTCTGCTTCGGGCCGTTTCTTGCGGGATTTCATAGCAGGTCACGCCTCTTCGGCGATCGGAATTGCCGGACCTCGCGGTAGCGGCAAATCAACTTTGATGCGAGGCTTGGATAGCGACCCGAAAACTAGCTTGCGGGTGGTGCCGATGACCGCGCCGGTCAGGTACGAACCCATCGACTTCGTACGTCGGCTCCACCGGAAGGTCGCTGAGGACGTACTAAGTCAAGTCGAAAGCAGCAGTACCACTCGGAGTCCTGCGCAGCAACGACTTCGTGTTTTTGGCGTTCGGATCACTGTCGCACTTCTGGTCGGATTCGCTGGCTTGAGCCTCATATTATGGGATTTACTCCCCTACAAACCTTCACTGGGTGAAGGGATGGGGGCGGCAAGCATTCTAGGCGTCGTTGCAATTGGATCAGCTCTATTAGTCGGGCTTACCGCAGTCAGCGCCGCGAGACCATTGCTCGCCAGTGTCTCCGAAAAGTCATGGAGAATCTTCCGCAATCCGTTTCGTCGGCTGACTCACGTCGCGCTAGCTCCTGCTCCTAAGCTTGCCCCTGACGTCGCCCGGACGGCGATTAGGCGTATGCAGTTCGACTCGGAGTCGAACTCTAAGAGCAAGAATGCTTTCAAGCTGATGGGTGGACTCTTGGGGCTGGAAGACGAAGACTCCATAACCCTGAAGGACCGAGCCCTATCCCATGCCGATATTATGAACGACCTGCGGGCGTTGCTCGCCAAGTACGCCCGAGACGAATATCCCACCCCAATAGTGGTTGCCATAGATGAGTTGGACAAGATCAGTCTCACAGAGGACCTGATCGATACGGTGAACGATCTGAAAGACCTGTTCCACATTGACGGCGTTCACTTCGTGGTTTCAGTTTCGACCGACGCTCTACACACTTTCGAGCAGCGTGGTTTGCCGTCGAGGGATGCATTTGATTCATCATTCGACACGATTGTTAGAGTTCCGCCGCTTACATTGGCGGAATCACTTAATGTACTTTCCGCACGCGCGGAGGGGTTCCCCCCGATAGTGGGCGCGTTTTGTCATGCATGGTCGGGAGGTCTGCCTCGCGATCTTTTGCGTGTCGCGAGGAGATGCGTGGAAATTCATCGGGATCGCAAAGCATCATCGATCGACGTTTTTGTCAGGACTGTCGTCGCCGAGGATATTCTGGCCATTATTGAAGGTAGGCTGCGGGCGGCGGCTACGGCAAAGACTTCGGCGGAAGACCGGGCTGCTCTTTGCGCGCTTAGGGAAAGGGCACGCAGTTTGGGGCTTCATACGACCCGCACTAGCAGTCTTGAAGGGCACAAACGTGTGAGGAAGGACTTGGAACCGAAGCGAAGAAAAAGGTGGTCTTTCCTCGTTGACCGTAACGCCGCTACAACGCCCACCCTCGATCCAGCCCTCGGCAGCATCGCGTCGGTGACCAGCCTAGGTGAGGCTCTAGTTCACTACTTTGAGACAACGGTCGTCGTGTCCGCAGACAAGTGGCTAACTCCAGATGAAGGCGTTTTCGAAGCTGCTGCACTTGCTATGGCGTACCGAGGTGAAGCTGATGAATTGCGACTGGAAGTTTTCCAAGACGCCGTTAGGCGCCTTGCGGGATAG
- a CDS encoding glycosyltransferase family 39 protein: MTSLIQDRPSRASTAAFGKAPRSFLAECRRPIWSSILLGLLGFLVSFLGSWIPSPWLDEAATAHIIKYSVADMLQLWQHIDGVFAPYYLFIHFWVKMTGLTPFALQLPSLLAVGVGTAAMAATGRAVAGWKSQLSYAACFALLPRVTAMGIEARPYAMSAAFTALALLAVVKLHQGKSARYWVLLGFSMIGAVGAHLFAALPIIGLVLVAIVVFPRRLKLSLVATSVVSGIVCLPLAMVGVHQQQQVSWIANAPFNIPNQALVEAWFPSRLDPRSSLLLASVAVSLSILAALTVLIALLAGQRPLPRARLALAAVPPLLAVGVLWADSIVAEPVVLGRYFTSSTPFFAMLLAECIMLLPVYLKQLIALLLAVGCLVLIVSQREPYAKMPANDYSFIASSLRDQAKRGDGLLIEPSPGGTNTARSAMDLYPSDFGDLVDIAQPHPAPLDYPISVDVPIVGFSTGTPLPSHIWLVTEVGQDSKWAAQLTNVGFKPTSASSGPAHTVTLWTRT, encoded by the coding sequence GTGACTTCACTGATCCAGGACCGGCCCTCCAGGGCGTCGACTGCCGCCTTCGGAAAGGCCCCAAGGTCGTTTCTTGCTGAATGCCGCAGGCCCATTTGGAGCAGTATTCTTCTGGGTCTACTCGGATTTCTCGTTAGTTTCCTCGGCTCCTGGATTCCCTCGCCTTGGCTCGATGAAGCTGCGACCGCTCACATTATCAAGTATTCGGTCGCCGACATGCTCCAGTTGTGGCAGCACATAGACGGCGTTTTCGCACCGTACTATCTCTTCATACATTTCTGGGTCAAGATGACCGGACTCACACCGTTTGCCTTACAACTACCTAGTCTGCTGGCAGTAGGCGTTGGTACGGCTGCCATGGCCGCCACGGGCCGGGCAGTAGCCGGGTGGAAAAGCCAACTGTCTTATGCAGCCTGCTTCGCTCTGCTGCCAAGGGTCACGGCCATGGGGATCGAAGCGCGCCCCTATGCGATGTCAGCCGCATTCACTGCGCTTGCACTGCTGGCAGTCGTGAAGCTGCACCAAGGTAAGTCAGCCAGGTACTGGGTACTGCTCGGATTCTCGATGATCGGCGCTGTCGGAGCGCATCTCTTTGCCGCGCTGCCCATAATCGGACTCGTCCTAGTCGCCATAGTCGTGTTTCCCAGACGGTTGAAGCTATCCCTCGTTGCCACGAGTGTTGTATCAGGGATAGTTTGCCTCCCTCTCGCGATGGTTGGGGTTCACCAGCAGCAACAGGTTTCCTGGATCGCAAACGCTCCCTTCAATATTCCCAATCAAGCGCTGGTAGAGGCGTGGTTCCCCTCCCGCCTGGACCCGCGAAGCAGCCTTCTACTCGCCTCCGTCGCGGTATCCCTTTCGATTCTCGCCGCGCTGACCGTCCTTATCGCGTTGCTCGCAGGTCAACGACCATTACCCAGGGCACGCCTCGCCTTGGCTGCCGTACCACCCTTGCTCGCCGTAGGAGTTCTCTGGGCTGATTCAATTGTGGCTGAGCCAGTAGTGTTGGGCCGCTACTTCACATCGTCTACCCCGTTCTTTGCAATGCTCCTTGCCGAGTGCATCATGCTCCTGCCGGTTTACCTCAAGCAGTTGATCGCGTTGCTACTGGCTGTCGGGTGCCTGGTCTTGATCGTCTCGCAACGCGAGCCGTACGCCAAAATGCCCGCGAATGACTATTCATTCATAGCCTCAAGCCTGCGTGATCAGGCGAAGCGCGGGGATGGGCTGCTCATCGAGCCAAGTCCCGGCGGGACTAATACCGCCCGAAGCGCAATGGACCTGTACCCTTCCGACTTTGGTGACCTCGTAGACATCGCGCAACCGCATCCGGCTCCGCTCGACTACCCGATTTCTGTTGACGTGCCGATTGTCGGCTTCTCAACAGGCACTCCCCTGCCGTCGCACATCTGGTTGGTGACGGAAGTTGGCCAAGACAGCAAGTGGGCTGCTCAGCTGACCAACGTTGGCTTCAAACCCACTTCGGCGTCGAGTGGCCCAGCGCATACGGTCACTTTGTGGACTCGAACATAG
- a CDS encoding GH25 family lysozyme, which produces MPSFGVQGLDVSGHQTSVDWQQQWNMGARFAYVKASEGNYFTNDLFSSQYQGARNVGMIRGAYHFAIPNWSSGADQARYFVQNGGGWSGDGYTMPPVLDFEFNPYEGRTINGFYFGNTCYGMSQAQLTSWVQDFGNTMRSLTGRLPVIYTNTNWWNQCLGNPAGFGDYPLWVAAYPYSATNDAGAIPTGSWGTYSIWQYSSTGPFAGDSNVWNGDYAGLKAFAGTAIPPAASQGISDVRGRTPELGTQTSAIVCGLRDGGCYQSYQNGAVVWSPANGAQPSPAGPIRTAWQAAGFENGTLGYPTSAVICGLKNGGCFQDFQNGAIIWTSGTGAQVSVRGPIRTAWASAGFENGPMGYPLERQVCGLSSQGCYQNFQSGAILWSPGTGAKLSLNGLIRTAWQKTGFEAGPLGYPTSDTICGLRDGGCFQSFQTGSIATSTANGTHIVWGEMESAWRASGREAGPLGYPAADEVCGLKNGGCWQIFEKGATVWSPATGAQLSPTGPIRTLWLQQGGESGLMGYPTGPQTCGLVSGGCYQEFEGGAVIWSAATGARTSLPGPIRTLWATTGYENGSLGYPTSNQVCGLKDGGCYQNYQNGAILWSPGTGAQPSLSGPIRTLWATTGNENGPLGYPTSNQVCGLKDGGCYQNYQNGAILWSPGTGAQPSLSGPIRTLWATTGNENGPLGYPTSNQVCGLKDGGCYQNYQNGAILWSPATGAQLSPNGPIRSKWGSMGYELSELGYPTGAVVCGLRDGGCYQNFQGGAMLWSQSTGAQPSSGAIRVRYGSLGYENSFLGYPIAATSCTLANGACFQNYQGGSITWSTTTGTSVSTTRR; this is translated from the coding sequence ATGCCCTCGTTTGGCGTCCAAGGGCTTGACGTGAGCGGACACCAGACCAGTGTCGACTGGCAGCAACAGTGGAATATGGGAGCCAGATTCGCCTACGTCAAGGCTTCCGAAGGAAATTACTTCACAAACGACCTCTTTAGCTCCCAGTACCAGGGAGCCCGGAACGTGGGCATGATCCGGGGCGCGTATCACTTTGCTATCCCGAACTGGTCTTCCGGAGCAGACCAGGCACGCTATTTCGTTCAGAACGGTGGCGGCTGGTCTGGGGACGGTTACACCATGCCGCCCGTTCTCGACTTCGAGTTCAACCCCTATGAGGGCCGGACAATTAATGGCTTCTACTTTGGCAACACCTGCTACGGCATGTCCCAGGCGCAACTGACAAGCTGGGTCCAGGACTTCGGCAACACCATGAGGTCGTTGACGGGGAGGCTGCCTGTAATTTACACGAACACCAACTGGTGGAATCAGTGCCTTGGCAATCCCGCTGGTTTTGGTGACTATCCCTTGTGGGTTGCGGCCTACCCATACTCTGCCACTAACGATGCTGGCGCCATTCCCACTGGGAGTTGGGGAACTTACAGCATTTGGCAATACAGCAGCACTGGGCCTTTCGCGGGTGACTCCAACGTGTGGAACGGGGACTACGCCGGGCTCAAGGCTTTCGCTGGAACCGCCATTCCGCCGGCCGCCAGCCAGGGCATAAGCGACGTCAGAGGTCGCACCCCGGAACTGGGAACCCAGACATCGGCAATAGTTTGCGGTCTGCGCGACGGCGGGTGCTACCAGAGCTACCAAAATGGTGCAGTGGTCTGGTCGCCTGCCAACGGAGCGCAGCCGAGCCCCGCGGGTCCGATCCGGACTGCCTGGCAGGCAGCCGGGTTTGAAAACGGAACACTGGGCTATCCCACGTCTGCTGTCATCTGCGGCCTGAAGAACGGCGGCTGCTTTCAGGACTTCCAGAATGGGGCGATCATTTGGACATCAGGCACCGGTGCGCAAGTCAGCGTCAGGGGACCCATCCGAACGGCGTGGGCCAGCGCTGGGTTTGAAAACGGACCCATGGGTTATCCACTGGAAAGGCAGGTATGTGGTCTATCCAGCCAAGGTTGCTACCAGAACTTCCAGTCGGGCGCGATCTTGTGGTCGCCAGGCACTGGGGCCAAACTCAGCCTCAACGGTCTTATCCGGACAGCTTGGCAAAAGACCGGCTTTGAGGCTGGACCCTTGGGATACCCCACCAGCGACACGATCTGCGGACTTCGGGACGGCGGTTGCTTCCAAAGCTTTCAAACAGGCAGCATCGCGACCTCAACGGCCAACGGAACCCACATCGTTTGGGGCGAGATGGAGTCAGCCTGGCGCGCTTCCGGCCGGGAAGCGGGACCGCTGGGATACCCTGCAGCCGATGAAGTCTGCGGCCTAAAAAACGGGGGATGCTGGCAAATATTCGAAAAGGGGGCCACCGTCTGGTCCCCGGCCACTGGAGCCCAATTGAGCCCCACTGGACCAATCCGCACGTTGTGGCTTCAGCAAGGGGGCGAGAGCGGTCTTATGGGATATCCCACCGGCCCTCAAACGTGCGGCCTGGTGAGCGGCGGATGCTACCAGGAATTCGAAGGCGGGGCGGTTATCTGGTCCGCTGCCACCGGTGCCCGAACCAGCCTGCCAGGACCAATCCGTACGCTCTGGGCCACAACAGGCTACGAGAACGGTTCACTCGGATACCCCACCAGTAACCAGGTCTGTGGCCTGAAAGACGGAGGCTGCTACCAGAACTACCAAAACGGGGCCATCCTCTGGTCCCCCGGCACCGGCGCCCAACCCAGCCTTTCAGGACCAATCCGCACACTCTGGGCCACAACAGGGAACGAGAACGGTCCACTCGGATACCCCACCAGCAACCAAGTCTGCGGCCTGAAAGACGGAGGCTGCTACCAGAACTACCAAAACGGGGCCATCCTCTGGTCCCCCGGCACCGGCGCCCAACCCAGCCTTTCAGGACCAATCCGCACACTCTGGGCCACAACAGGGAACGAGAACGGTCCACTCGGATACCCCACCAGCAACCAAGTCTGCGGCCTGAAAGACGGAGGCTGCTACCAGAACTACCAAAACGGGGCCATCCTCTGGTCCCCCGCCACGGGGGCACAGCTAAGTCCCAACGGACCCATCAGATCCAAGTGGGGCTCCATGGGATATGAACTGAGCGAGTTGGGGTATCCCACAGGCGCCGTAGTATGCGGTCTACGTGACGGTGGCTGCTACCAGAATTTCCAAGGAGGAGCCATGCTGTGGTCGCAATCTACGGGAGCCCAGCCCAGCAGCGGCGCCATTCGTGTACGGTACGGCAGCCTGGGATATGAAAACAGTTTCCTGGGTTACCCCATCGCGGCGACGTCCTGCACGTTGGCAAACGGGGCTTGCTTCCAGAACTATCAGGGCGGATCCATCACCTGGAGCACGACCACCGGGACAAGCGTCAGCACCACGCGCCGGTAA